From a region of the Candidatus Pantoea bituminis genome:
- a CDS encoding ABC transporter permease subunit — protein MDAFFLQQMINGLTLGAVYGLIAIGYTMVYGIIGMINFAHGEVYMLSAYLCAIGLALLSSFGIHSFPLLIFGTLLFTIVITAVYGWTIERIAYRPLRNSTRLAPLISAIGMSLILQNYVQLSQGPNQQGVPTLLTGVLRMEFDGGVVQITWTKVFILIAAACGMALLTWIIQYTRLGRICRAVQQDRRMAAILGINTDRIISLVFVIGASMAGLAGVLVTMNYGTFDFYAGFIIGIKAFTAAVLGGIGSLPGAMLGGLLLGVAEAQFAGLVNSDYKDVFSFALLVVILIFRPQGLLERPLVAKV, from the coding sequence ATGGACGCTTTTTTCCTGCAGCAAATGATTAATGGCCTGACGCTGGGCGCGGTTTACGGCCTGATCGCCATCGGCTACACCATGGTTTACGGCATTATCGGCATGATTAACTTCGCCCATGGTGAGGTTTACATGCTCTCAGCCTACTTGTGCGCCATTGGTCTGGCGCTGCTCTCCTCTTTCGGTATTCACTCCTTTCCGCTGCTGATCTTCGGCACATTGCTCTTCACCATCGTGATTACTGCCGTTTATGGCTGGACGATTGAGCGCATTGCTTATCGTCCGCTGCGTAACTCCACCCGCTTAGCGCCGCTGATTTCGGCGATTGGCATGTCGCTGATATTGCAAAACTACGTGCAGCTGAGCCAGGGGCCGAATCAGCAAGGCGTGCCGACGCTGTTAACCGGTGTACTGCGCATGGAGTTTGATGGCGGCGTGGTGCAGATCACCTGGACCAAAGTCTTTATCCTGATCGCCGCGGCGTGCGGCATGGCGCTACTGACCTGGATCATCCAGTACACGCGGTTGGGCCGCATCTGTCGTGCCGTGCAGCAAGATCGGCGCATGGCTGCCATTCTCGGCATTAACACCGATCGGATCATCTCACTGGTGTTTGTCATTGGTGCATCAATGGCGGGGCTGGCGGGCGTGCTGGTCACCATGAACTACGGCACGTTTGATTTTTACGCCGGGTTCATCATCGGCATCAAAGCGTTTACCGCCGCAGTGCTCGGCGGCATCGGCTCGTTGCCCGGCGCGATGTTAGGCGGCCTGCTGCTGGGCGTGGCGGAGGCGCAGTTCGCCGGATTGGTGAATTCTGACTACAAAGATGTGTTCTCTTTTGCCCTGCTGGTGGTGATTTTGATCTTCCGGCCGCAGGGATTACTGGAGCGACCGCTGGTAGCGAAAGTGTGA
- the livM gene encoding high-affinity branched-chain amino acid ABC transporter permease LivM has product MSETIQGINLRHTLRETVLAGFIALIVFGPIVGIVLDGYQFQLEPLRVALLVAIVMAGRLLFSLFMQTTQGKKLLRKFADVDDGVYVREPGYRSRLRWIIPLLLIAACVFPAFSSKYLLTVAILGLIYVLLGLGLNIVVGLAGLLDLGYVAFYAIGAYGLALGYQYLGLGFWSMLPLAALMAACAGALLGFPVLRMHGDYLAIVTLGFGEIIRLVLNNWLAFTGGPNGVSVPSPTFLGLEFGRRAREGGVPFHEFFHLSYNPNMKFIFIYAVLVLVVLLVLFIKHRLTRMPIGRAWEALREDEIACRAMGLNHVLVKLSAFMLGASTAGIAGVFFASYQGFVNPTSFTFFESALILAIVVLGGMGSTLGVVLAAFVLTVAPELLRSFAEYRVLLFGMLMVLMMIWRPRGLVRTSRVGVPLRKGVRHD; this is encoded by the coding sequence ATGAGTGAAACCATTCAGGGAATCAATCTTCGCCATACGCTGCGGGAAACGGTGCTGGCAGGATTTATTGCGTTGATCGTATTTGGGCCGATTGTCGGCATCGTGTTAGACGGTTATCAGTTTCAACTTGAGCCGCTGCGTGTGGCGCTGCTGGTTGCCATTGTGATGGCGGGACGTTTGCTGTTTAGCCTGTTTATGCAAACCACTCAAGGTAAAAAACTGCTGCGAAAATTTGCAGATGTGGATGATGGCGTTTACGTGCGTGAGCCAGGCTACCGCTCACGTTTGCGCTGGATTATCCCGCTGCTGCTGATCGCCGCCTGTGTTTTCCCGGCCTTCTCCAGCAAGTATCTGTTAACCGTGGCTATTCTCGGGCTGATTTATGTGCTGCTCGGGCTGGGGCTGAACATTGTGGTCGGCCTTGCTGGGCTGCTCGATCTCGGTTATGTGGCGTTTTATGCCATTGGGGCATATGGCCTGGCGCTGGGTTATCAATATCTCGGCCTGGGATTCTGGAGCATGTTGCCGTTGGCCGCATTGATGGCGGCCTGTGCTGGCGCGTTGTTGGGCTTTCCGGTGTTGCGTATGCACGGTGATTACCTGGCGATTGTCACGCTGGGGTTCGGTGAAATCATTCGATTGGTGTTAAACAACTGGCTCGCATTTACCGGCGGCCCCAATGGCGTTTCCGTGCCGTCGCCGACCTTTCTCGGGCTGGAATTTGGCCGTCGCGCTCGTGAAGGCGGCGTGCCGTTTCATGAGTTTTTCCATCTCAGCTACAACCCGAATATGAAGTTTATCTTTATCTATGCGGTGCTGGTTCTGGTGGTGTTACTGGTGCTGTTTATTAAGCATCGCCTGACGCGTATGCCCATCGGCCGCGCCTGGGAAGCGCTGCGCGAAGATGAAATCGCCTGCCGCGCGATGGGGCTGAATCACGTGTTGGTTAAACTCTCCGCCTTCATGCTGGGCGCCTCAACCGCCGGCATTGCTGGGGTGTTTTTTGCCAGCTATCAGGGTTTTGTCAATCCCACCTCGTTTACCTTTTTCGAATCCGCGTTGATTCTGGCGATTGTGGTGTTGGGCGGGATGGGATCAACGCTGGGCGTGGTGCTGGCAGCCTTTGTGCTGACCGTTGCGCCAGAGCTATTGCGCAGTTTCGCCGAGTATCGTGTGCTGCTGTTTGGCATGTTGATGGTGTTGATGATGATTTGGCGTCCGCGTGGTCTGGTGCGCACCAGCCGCGTTGGCGTGCCGCTGCGCAAAGGGGTTCGCCATGACTGA
- a CDS encoding ABC transporter ATP-binding protein: MTDAILQVDNLMMRFGGIKALNDVSLKVERGSVTSLIGPNGAGKTTVFNCLTGFYRASGGRIQLNANQRSTDVIQVLGEKIHPSDWINPTQLGSRVWYKMFGGAHLVNRAGLARTFQNIRLFREMSVIENLLVAQHMLVNRNLLAGVFNTRGYRAAENLALDRAFYWLEMVDLVPTVNRLAGTLSYGQQRRLEIARAMCTQPELICLDEPAAGLNPVETDALSAILHRLRADHRISVLLIEHDMPMVMSISDHIVVLDHGDVIAQGTPQHIRHDPRVIAAYLGVDDEEDAHG; encoded by the coding sequence ATGACTGATGCGATTTTGCAGGTGGATAATTTGATGATGCGCTTCGGTGGCATCAAGGCGTTAAACGATGTCAGTTTGAAAGTTGAGCGTGGTTCCGTCACGTCATTGATTGGCCCCAATGGTGCCGGGAAAACCACCGTGTTCAACTGTTTAACCGGTTTTTACCGTGCCAGCGGTGGGCGGATACAGCTAAATGCGAATCAGCGCTCCACCGATGTGATTCAGGTACTGGGGGAGAAAATCCATCCCAGCGACTGGATTAACCCGACGCAACTTGGATCGCGCGTCTGGTACAAAATGTTTGGCGGGGCGCATTTGGTGAACCGCGCCGGGCTGGCGCGCACCTTTCAAAACATTCGCCTGTTCCGGGAAATGTCAGTGATTGAAAATCTGTTAGTGGCGCAGCACATGCTGGTGAACCGCAACTTACTGGCGGGCGTGTTTAATACGCGCGGCTATCGTGCGGCAGAGAACCTGGCGCTGGATCGCGCCTTTTACTGGCTGGAGATGGTGGATTTGGTGCCAACCGTCAACCGGCTGGCGGGCACGCTCTCCTACGGTCAGCAGCGGCGTCTGGAGATTGCCCGCGCCATGTGTACGCAACCGGAACTGATCTGCCTGGACGAGCCGGCGGCAGGGCTGAATCCCGTCGAAACTGATGCGCTTAGCGCTATTTTGCACCGGCTGCGTGCCGATCACCGTATCAGCGTGCTGCTGATTGAACATGACATGCCAATGGTGATGAGCATCTCCGATCACATCGTGGTGCTCGATCACGGTGATGTTATCGCCCAAGGCACACCGCAACATATTCGGCACGATCCACGGGTAATCGCCGCCTATCTGGGCGTGGATGATGAGGAGGATGCGCATGGCTGA
- a CDS encoding EmmdR/YeeO family multidrug/toxin efflux MATE transporter gives MQAIKRTAWYPKRRAYRTLYWREISPLAVPIFIENLCVLLMGVLSTFLVSWLGKEAMAGVGLADSFNMVIISFFAAIDLGTTVVVAFSLAKRNGKRARDATRQSLAMMTMLAFVLVIAIEFWGHLIIDLIAGAADPKVKALALSYLQISAWSYPAAAITLIGSGALRGAGNTKIPMLINGGMNILNIVISSVLIYGCFSWDGLGFVGAGLGLTITRYIGAIAVIYVLMIGFNASLKISLKSYFRRWNSNILFEVLSIGVPASIESVLFNGGKLLTQVFVAGMGTSEIAGNFIAFSIASLINLPGNALGSSSTIITGTRLGKNQVFQAERQVRHVFWLATICLTGMAMLTVPLAGILARFYTSDPEVINVTQHLIWLNALFMPIWAASWVLPAGLKGARDARYTMYVSMFSMWCARVVAGYLLGIVLGMGVVGVWLGMFLDWAVRGIFFWWRLNSGKWLNNYRKMVAKNG, from the coding sequence ATGCAGGCGATCAAGCGTACTGCGTGGTATCCCAAACGTCGCGCTTATCGCACGCTTTATTGGCGTGAGATCTCGCCATTAGCAGTGCCTATCTTTATCGAAAACCTCTGCGTCTTATTGATGGGCGTATTGAGCACCTTCCTGGTCAGCTGGCTGGGCAAAGAGGCGATGGCGGGCGTTGGTCTGGCTGACAGCTTCAACATGGTGATCATCTCCTTTTTTGCCGCTATCGATTTAGGCACCACGGTGGTGGTGGCCTTCAGCCTGGCGAAGCGTAACGGTAAACGCGCCCGAGACGCGACGCGCCAATCTTTAGCGATGATGACCATGCTGGCGTTTGTGCTGGTGATCGCTATTGAGTTCTGGGGACATCTGATTATCGATCTCATTGCCGGTGCGGCCGATCCCAAGGTGAAAGCCTTGGCGCTGAGTTATTTGCAGATCTCGGCGTGGAGCTATCCTGCTGCGGCTATTACGTTAATCGGCAGCGGAGCGCTGCGCGGGGCAGGCAATACCAAAATTCCGATGCTGATTAACGGCGGCATGAATATCCTGAATATTGTCATCAGTAGCGTGCTGATTTACGGCTGTTTTTCCTGGGACGGGCTGGGCTTTGTCGGCGCGGGATTGGGCTTGACGATCACCCGTTACATTGGTGCTATCGCAGTGATTTACGTGTTGATGATCGGCTTTAACGCCTCGCTGAAAATCTCGCTGAAAAGCTATTTCCGCCGCTGGAACAGCAATATTTTGTTTGAGGTATTGAGCATCGGCGTACCCGCCAGTATCGAATCGGTGCTGTTCAATGGCGGTAAATTGTTGACGCAAGTGTTTGTCGCTGGCATGGGAACCAGCGAAATCGCCGGTAACTTTATCGCCTTCTCAATCGCTTCCTTGATCAACCTGCCGGGCAATGCACTCGGTTCCTCCTCAACGATTATTACCGGTACCCGGCTCGGAAAAAATCAGGTGTTCCAGGCGGAGCGGCAGGTCAGGCATGTGTTCTGGCTGGCAACAATCTGCCTTACCGGGATGGCGATGCTAACCGTGCCGCTGGCAGGGATTCTGGCGCGCTTCTACACCAGCGATCCAGAAGTGATTAATGTGACGCAGCATTTGATTTGGCTCAACGCCTTGTTCATGCCGATTTGGGCGGCATCGTGGGTACTGCCAGCCGGGCTGAAAGGCGCACGCGACGCACGTTACACCATGTATGTTTCGATGTTCAGCATGTGGTGCGCCCGCGTGGTGGCCGGTTATCTGCTGGGAATCGTCCTTGGTATGGGCGTAGTGGGCGTTTGGCTTGGTATGTTCCTCGATTGGGCGGTGCGCGGCATTTTCTTCTGGTGGCGACTGAACAGCGGAAAATGGCTGAATAACTACCGCAAGATGGTGGCGAAAAACGGGTAA
- a CDS encoding lactonase family protein, which translates to MAGIKPLLALLPLLCSAPLWASTFVYVSNADSGTVSRYQLNQHLGALKWLGDTPAGKKSCR; encoded by the coding sequence ATGGCAGGTATTAAACCGCTGCTGGCTTTGCTGCCACTGCTGTGCAGCGCCCCGTTGTGGGCAAGCACCTTCGTTTATGTCTCAAATGCCGACTCCGGCACCGTTTCGCGTTATCAACTCAATCAACACTTGGGCGCGCTTAAGTGGCTGGGTGATACGCCTGCAGGCAAAAAATCATGCCGTTAG
- a CDS encoding lactonase family protein, translated as MPLAASPDGKHLYGALRSPPYSIVSWRVNRQNGALDKQAVTPVDASFPFITTDKTGRYLLAASYDSDIVTSNRIDPQGIVTANVTGRFHTGPHAHSVIPDASNHSLYVGNLGADRLLQLTLSDQGGITPLGKGYVAGEKNSGARHSVMSPDNRFVYNLAEMSGTVTQYSRAADGALKEVQRWPNAVAEKYGLQHGVQRPAGYSDPTPRIWAADIQITPNGHFLYVTERTSSTVSGYRVDPSSGALSLIGSWRVEKQPRSIAIDAQSQWLIASGEKSAVIGSYAIHPQSGALQRVAEAPSGKGSNWVTLISH; from the coding sequence ATGCCGTTAGCCGCCAGTCCCGATGGCAAACACTTATACGGTGCGTTGCGCAGTCCACCCTATTCGATTGTGAGCTGGCGGGTGAATCGGCAAAACGGTGCTCTGGATAAGCAGGCGGTGACGCCGGTTGACGCCAGTTTCCCCTTTATCACCACTGATAAAACAGGCCGTTATCTGCTTGCCGCCTCTTACGATAGCGATATCGTGACCAGTAACCGCATCGATCCTCAAGGTATTGTCACCGCTAACGTGACGGGACGATTTCATACTGGGCCGCATGCCCATTCAGTCATACCCGATGCCAGCAACCATTCGCTTTACGTCGGTAATCTCGGCGCAGATCGGCTGCTGCAACTCACACTGAGCGATCAGGGCGGCATCACGCCACTGGGTAAAGGGTACGTAGCGGGCGAGAAAAACAGTGGCGCGCGCCATTCGGTGATGTCGCCCGATAACCGCTTTGTTTACAACCTGGCGGAGATGAGCGGCACCGTGACGCAATATTCACGCGCGGCAGATGGCGCTCTGAAAGAAGTGCAGCGTTGGCCGAATGCGGTCGCCGAGAAGTATGGCTTGCAGCACGGTGTACAACGCCCGGCAGGTTACAGCGATCCCACACCGCGCATCTGGGCTGCTGACATTCAAATCACCCCCAATGGTCATTTCCTCTACGTTACTGAACGCACCTCCAGCACCGTCAGTGGTTATCGGGTTGACCCATCATCCGGTGCATTAAGCTTGATCGGCAGTTGGCGCGTAGAAAAACAGCCACGCAGCATCGCTATTGATGCACAAAGCCAATGGCTGATTGCCAGCGGTGAAAAAAGCGCCGTGATTGGCAGTTATGCCATTCATCCTCAAAGTGGCGCGTTGCAGCGGGTCGCTGAAGCGCCAAGTGGCAAGGGCTCAAATTGGGTGACACTGATTTCACACTGA
- a CDS encoding ABC transporter ATP-binding protein, protein MEKSFDNGSPLFSVRQLSVALPAGMDRQFAVENLSFDLAAGEILCIIGESGSGKSVTAHAAMGLLPRALQITKGEIVLRGQNLLTQTPETLRQLQGRTIAIIFQDPLSALNPLMTIGAQIIEVMESHNVGDAPSRRQKMLSLLDEVGLPEPERMQHQYPFRLSGGQRQRVMIAMALTLDPDVLIADEPTTALDVTTQAQILKLIRELQQRKAMSVMFITHDFGVVEEIADRVIVMEKGKMVESGPAQRVLRHPQHPYSRKLIAAVPRLQQQARARNALSPQVLEVKALCKTYRSDSGWFSRSREVTALNKVSFSLKKGETLGIVGESGSGKSSLGRVLLKLLPADSGEVIFDGRDILPMSESAFRPLRRWIQMVFQDPFASLNPRHTIGTILSAGPLALGGMSQTEVKRKAQQLLSLVGLEPSAWERYPHEFSGGQRQRVGIARALMFDPVLLVADESVSALDVSIQAQVLALLKEVQEKTQVAMIFITHDLRVASQVCDEIAVLYKGEIVEQGTPQAVFQQPKHAYTAQLVASIPGEASAIAP, encoded by the coding sequence ATGGAAAAAAGCTTCGATAACGGCTCGCCGCTGTTTAGCGTACGGCAGCTTTCTGTGGCGCTTCCGGCGGGAATGGATCGTCAGTTTGCGGTGGAAAACCTCAGTTTCGACCTCGCAGCCGGTGAAATCCTGTGCATTATCGGCGAATCCGGCTCTGGCAAATCAGTCACTGCCCATGCGGCGATGGGATTGCTACCGCGCGCGTTGCAGATCACCAAGGGCGAGATTGTACTGCGCGGCCAGAATTTACTGACGCAAACACCTGAAACCCTGCGTCAGTTACAGGGCCGCACGATTGCCATTATCTTTCAGGATCCGCTGTCCGCCTTGAATCCACTGATGACTATCGGGGCGCAAATTATAGAAGTGATGGAGTCACATAATGTGGGCGATGCGCCGTCGCGACGACAGAAAATGTTGTCGCTGTTAGACGAAGTGGGATTACCCGAACCTGAACGCATGCAGCATCAATATCCGTTTCGTTTGTCGGGTGGGCAACGTCAACGTGTGATGATCGCTATGGCATTGACGCTGGATCCTGATGTGTTGATTGCTGATGAACCGACTACCGCGCTGGATGTCACCACGCAAGCGCAAATCCTTAAGCTGATCCGCGAGTTACAACAGCGTAAAGCGATGAGCGTGATGTTTATCACTCACGATTTTGGCGTGGTCGAAGAGATTGCCGATCGGGTGATTGTGATGGAGAAGGGCAAGATGGTGGAATCAGGCCCGGCACAGCGCGTTTTACGCCATCCGCAGCATCCCTATTCGCGCAAACTGATTGCGGCGGTGCCGCGCTTACAGCAGCAGGCGCGGGCACGTAATGCGCTTTCTCCGCAGGTGCTTGAAGTCAAAGCGCTGTGCAAAACTTATCGTAGCGACAGCGGTTGGTTTAGCCGTAGCCGGGAAGTCACTGCACTGAACAAGGTCAGTTTCAGCCTGAAAAAAGGCGAAACCTTAGGTATCGTCGGCGAATCGGGTTCGGGAAAATCTTCGCTGGGGCGCGTGCTGCTCAAGCTGTTGCCAGCCGACAGTGGTGAAGTGATCTTTGATGGACGTGACATTTTACCAATGAGCGAAAGCGCTTTTCGTCCACTGCGTCGCTGGATACAAATGGTGTTTCAGGACCCATTTGCCTCACTCAATCCCCGCCATACCATTGGCACCATTCTCTCGGCTGGCCCGCTGGCGTTGGGTGGCATGAGCCAGACAGAAGTTAAGCGTAAAGCGCAGCAGCTGTTGAGCCTGGTGGGGCTGGAACCCAGCGCCTGGGAACGTTACCCGCATGAGTTTTCCGGTGGTCAACGCCAGCGTGTTGGCATTGCCCGTGCGCTGATGTTTGACCCGGTGTTGCTGGTGGCAGATGAGTCGGTTTCCGCGTTGGATGTCTCAATTCAGGCGCAGGTGCTGGCGTTGCTAAAAGAAGTGCAGGAAAAAACCCAGGTCGCGATGATTTTTATTACCCACGATCTGCGCGTTGCCAGCCAGGTGTGTGACGAAATTGCGGTGCTGTACAAAGGTGAAATTGTCGAACAGGGCACGCCACAGGCGGTTTTCCAGCAGCCGAAACACGCTTATACCGCACAGCTGGTGGCGTCGATTCCAGGCGAAGCCTCGGCCATCGCACCTTAA
- a CDS encoding MarR family winged helix-turn-helix transcriptional regulator → MMAATAVPVHPQDVNLGVLGTMLSYWVRSVNIAVSRDLDEQLSGLEVARGTGKISTLLIIDHHPGIRPSLIAEVIQRDRSAMARLIDQMEQQQLLTRQTGEQDQRSQALFLTPRGAALAQRVRQLTQQQEDRFFRHLTAQEKSQRLNC, encoded by the coding sequence ATGATGGCAGCAACAGCAGTTCCGGTTCATCCGCAAGACGTTAATCTCGGGGTGCTTGGCACCATGCTGAGTTACTGGGTGCGCAGCGTGAATATTGCCGTTTCGCGTGACCTCGATGAGCAGCTATCAGGGCTGGAGGTTGCTCGCGGTACGGGAAAAATCAGCACGTTACTGATTATCGATCATCATCCCGGCATTCGCCCTTCGCTGATTGCTGAGGTCATACAGCGCGACCGTTCCGCAATGGCGCGTTTGATTGACCAAATGGAGCAGCAGCAACTGCTCACACGCCAAACGGGTGAACAGGATCAGCGCTCCCAGGCGCTGTTTCTCACGCCACGAGGCGCCGCATTAGCACAACGTGTTCGCCAATTAACTCAGCAGCAGGAAGATCGCTTTTTCCGCCATTTAACGGCACAGGAAAAAAGTCAACGATTAAACTGCTGA
- a CDS encoding NAD(P)/FAD-dependent oxidoreductase yields the protein MPGPFVVPVHGDVECPTKVDVVVIGGGIIGCSTALEIAEQGISVALCEKGGIGQEQSSRNWGWVRLSRRDPREVPLMAASLRIWQTLNQRVGAETGYRRAGIVFHCADDEAFQQHQRWTRHLEGSEFNAEMVDRAGFERLFPGQRLAGVGALYTPDDGRAEPQKAAPAIAEAARKQGASILTECAVRGIDTAAGRVCGVFTERGYIACQQVVLAGGAWSSLFAGRLDLRLPQLKVLNSVVRTEPLAGGPETAVWARDFAVRKRLDGGYTIASGHESQVDIVPKTFRFARDFIPALRHEWGSLRLRVGGRFFDELRIPDRWEMDEPSPFEYCRVLDLPPSKTLTDKVLDQLRQQLPAFANLKVAQRWAGCIDVLPDAIPVISPVERYPGLYMATGFSGHGFGIGPAAGRLMADLVLGRQPVVDPRAFRFSRFSDGSKIEIITGF from the coding sequence ATGCCAGGTCCATTTGTTGTACCCGTTCATGGGGATGTGGAATGCCCGACAAAGGTGGATGTTGTGGTCATTGGCGGCGGCATTATTGGCTGCTCCACCGCACTGGAAATTGCTGAGCAGGGCATTAGCGTGGCGCTGTGTGAAAAAGGGGGCATTGGGCAAGAGCAATCGAGCCGAAACTGGGGCTGGGTGCGGCTTTCGCGTCGCGATCCGCGTGAAGTGCCGCTGATGGCAGCATCATTACGTATTTGGCAAACCCTGAATCAGCGCGTCGGTGCAGAAACGGGCTATCGGCGCGCGGGCATTGTCTTTCACTGTGCCGACGATGAGGCTTTTCAGCAGCATCAACGCTGGACGCGTCATCTGGAAGGCTCAGAATTCAACGCTGAAATGGTTGATCGTGCTGGCTTTGAACGTCTGTTTCCGGGGCAACGCTTAGCCGGTGTTGGGGCGTTATATACCCCAGATGATGGACGCGCCGAACCGCAAAAAGCGGCCCCGGCGATAGCTGAAGCCGCACGCAAGCAGGGCGCATCGATTCTGACGGAGTGTGCAGTGCGCGGCATTGATACTGCCGCCGGACGCGTCTGTGGCGTATTTACCGAGCGGGGGTACATCGCCTGTCAGCAAGTGGTGTTGGCAGGTGGTGCCTGGTCAAGCTTGTTTGCAGGTCGCCTCGATTTGCGTTTACCGCAGTTAAAGGTATTGAACAGCGTAGTGCGGACCGAACCGCTCGCGGGTGGCCCCGAGACGGCTGTATGGGCGCGGGATTTTGCGGTGCGCAAACGTCTGGATGGCGGTTACACCATCGCGTCCGGGCATGAAAGTCAGGTTGATATCGTGCCGAAAACCTTCCGCTTCGCCCGTGATTTCATCCCTGCGCTACGCCATGAATGGGGTTCGCTGCGTTTGCGCGTGGGTGGACGCTTCTTTGATGAACTGCGCATTCCCGATCGCTGGGAGATGGATGAACCCAGCCCGTTTGAATATTGCCGGGTACTCGATCTACCGCCGTCGAAAACCTTAACCGACAAGGTGTTGGATCAGCTGCGTCAGCAACTTCCCGCCTTCGCTAATCTCAAAGTCGCCCAGCGTTGGGCGGGCTGCATTGACGTACTGCCCGACGCGATTCCGGTGATTTCTCCGGTTGAACGTTATCCCGGTTTGTATATGGCGACCGGCTTTTCCGGCCACGGTTT